The Ruania alba genome has a window encoding:
- a CDS encoding putative quinol monooxygenase, producing the protein MSDERVILTATFTARPGEADRVADLIREYGEFVRTEPGNVVFDVSRLREVPEKFFVYEIYRDEAVFQAHLDTEEGRVFNEDLTPLIVEPHSDLTFLVAV; encoded by the coding sequence ATGAGCGACGAGCGCGTGATCCTGACCGCGACCTTCACGGCCCGGCCGGGCGAAGCGGACCGGGTGGCCGACCTGATTCGCGAGTACGGGGAGTTCGTCCGGACCGAGCCGGGGAACGTGGTCTTCGACGTCTCACGGCTGCGAGAGGTGCCGGAGAAGTTCTTCGTCTACGAGATCTACCGCGACGAGGCCGTATTCCAGGCACACCTCGACACCGAGGAAGGGCGGGTGTTCAACGAGGACCTGACCCCGCTGATCGTGGAGCCGCACTCGGACCTGACGTTCCTCGTCGCGGTCTGA
- a CDS encoding glutamate--cysteine ligase, producing the protein MTIDFSPSARSTLGIEWELALVDTDTGDLRQVAQTVLDAVAPADGSQHPTIRQELLLNTVEIVSGVCRTVPEAMADLARSTALVREVADPLRVELMCAGTHPFGHWGSQKVTDKERYATLIDRTQWWGRQMLIYGVHVHVGIESREKVLPILGALLSYYPHLLSLSASSPFWDGRDTGYASNRALLFQQLPTAGLPFTTVRTWADLEHYVDDMLLTGVIDDFDEVRWDLRPSPKFGTLEMRICDGISNALELSAVAALTHCLVEKFSRMIDAGEPLPQMPAWFLAENKWRSARYGMEAIIILDEAGNEELVTDALEAVLADLAPIAADLGCEVALDGVREIIRTGGSAARQRMIAAASAPGDLAPVVGHLVREFHAGRPLDPA; encoded by the coding sequence GTGACGATCGACTTCTCCCCCTCCGCACGCTCCACGCTCGGCATCGAGTGGGAGCTCGCGCTGGTGGACACCGATACCGGGGACCTGCGTCAGGTGGCCCAGACGGTGCTGGACGCGGTGGCCCCGGCGGACGGGTCGCAGCACCCGACGATCCGCCAGGAGCTGCTGCTGAACACGGTGGAGATCGTCTCCGGAGTGTGCCGGACCGTGCCGGAGGCGATGGCAGACCTGGCTCGCAGTACCGCCCTGGTACGGGAGGTCGCCGACCCGCTCCGGGTGGAGCTGATGTGCGCGGGCACGCACCCGTTCGGGCACTGGGGCTCGCAGAAGGTCACCGACAAGGAGCGCTACGCCACCCTGATCGACCGCACCCAGTGGTGGGGGCGGCAGATGCTCATCTACGGGGTGCACGTGCACGTGGGGATCGAGAGCCGGGAGAAGGTGCTGCCCATCCTCGGGGCGCTGCTCTCGTACTACCCGCACCTGCTCTCCCTCTCGGCGTCGTCGCCGTTCTGGGACGGGCGGGACACCGGATACGCCTCCAACCGCGCGCTGCTTTTTCAACAGCTCCCGACGGCGGGGCTTCCGTTCACGACCGTGCGCACCTGGGCGGACCTCGAGCACTATGTGGACGACATGCTGCTCACCGGCGTGATCGACGACTTCGACGAGGTGCGATGGGACCTGCGTCCCTCACCGAAGTTCGGCACCCTGGAGATGCGCATCTGCGACGGCATCTCGAACGCGTTGGAGCTCTCCGCGGTGGCGGCGCTCACCCATTGCCTGGTGGAGAAGTTCTCCCGGATGATCGATGCCGGTGAGCCGCTGCCACAGATGCCGGCGTGGTTCCTGGCGGAGAACAAGTGGCGTTCGGCCCGGTACGGGATGGAGGCGATCATCATCCTGGACGAGGCGGGCAACGAGGAACTGGTGACCGACGCGCTCGAGGCCGTGCTCGCGGACCTGGCCCCGATCGCCGCGGACCTGGGCTGCGAGGTTGCGCTGGACGGGGTGCGGGAGATCATCCGCACCGGTGGGTCCGCGGCACGGCAACGGATGATCGCGGCGGCGTCGGCACCTGGCGACCTGGCGCCGGTGGTGGGGCACCTGGTGCGCGAGTTCCACGCCGGCCGCCCGCTGGACCCAGCCTGA
- a CDS encoding class I SAM-dependent methyltransferase — MDRRTLAQLLSPEGWMLLAQLPPYEEKQALQLAEGLRARGLDPDLVSGALTQSRLRTKARAKFGEFADEMLFTDAGLEQATRLVVAARHARRYAEAGVSYVADLGCGLGGDAMAMAGLGLRVLALELEEETAALATVNLRAFDQAQVRLGDAATFDPHAEGVDAVFADPARRTRSGTRVFDPRAYSPDLDTLLGLRTQVPNLGLKVGPGIPYTALPSETHAQWVSVDGAVVEAGLWFGALAPEGPGRSALLLAGGQAHTVAAPGDADARAAQAPAGDLGAYLYEPDGAVIRSGLVARVAEQLEGTLVDESIAYITTPTHRSTPFAVGYRVLDSFDFGLKRLRAYLRTRNVGRLTIKKRGTAVVPDQLRQQLALRGENEATIVLTRLRGKQSVLVVDPL, encoded by the coding sequence GTGGACCGCCGAACTCTCGCCCAGCTGCTCTCCCCCGAAGGGTGGATGCTCCTTGCCCAGCTTCCCCCGTACGAGGAGAAGCAGGCCTTGCAGCTGGCCGAGGGGCTACGCGCCCGCGGCCTCGATCCGGACCTCGTCTCCGGTGCCCTCACGCAGAGTCGCCTGCGCACCAAGGCACGCGCGAAGTTCGGTGAGTTCGCCGACGAGATGCTGTTCACTGACGCCGGCCTGGAGCAGGCCACCCGGTTGGTGGTGGCCGCACGGCACGCCCGCCGGTACGCCGAGGCCGGCGTGAGCTACGTGGCCGACCTGGGGTGCGGTCTCGGTGGTGACGCGATGGCGATGGCCGGCCTTGGACTGCGAGTGCTGGCCCTCGAGCTGGAGGAGGAGACGGCGGCGCTCGCCACGGTGAACCTGCGCGCCTTCGACCAGGCACAGGTGCGCCTGGGAGATGCAGCGACGTTCGACCCGCACGCCGAGGGTGTGGATGCGGTGTTCGCGGACCCGGCGCGGCGCACCCGGTCCGGCACCCGGGTGTTCGACCCGCGGGCGTACTCGCCCGACCTGGACACGTTGCTGGGGCTGCGCACCCAGGTGCCGAATCTCGGCCTGAAGGTCGGTCCCGGCATCCCGTACACCGCACTCCCCTCCGAGACGCACGCGCAGTGGGTGAGCGTGGACGGCGCCGTGGTGGAGGCCGGTCTGTGGTTCGGCGCACTGGCCCCGGAGGGCCCAGGCCGCAGCGCCCTGCTGCTGGCCGGCGGGCAGGCGCACACCGTCGCCGCCCCCGGTGACGCCGATGCGCGCGCTGCTCAGGCTCCGGCCGGCGATCTCGGCGCCTACCTGTATGAGCCGGACGGTGCCGTGATCCGTTCGGGCCTGGTGGCGCGGGTGGCCGAGCAGCTCGAGGGCACCCTCGTGGACGAGTCGATCGCCTACATCACCACACCGACGCACCGGAGCACCCCGTTCGCCGTCGGATATCGGGTGCTGGACTCCTTCGACTTCGGTCTGAAGCGGCTGCGGGCCTACCTGCGCACCCGCAACGTGGGGCGACTGACCATCAAGAAGCGAGGCACCGCCGTCGTGCCGGACCAGCTGCGACAGCAGCTGGCCCTCCGCGGGGAGAACGAGGCGACCATCGTGCTCACCCGGTTGCGCGGAAAGCAGAGCGTGCTCGTAGTCGACCCGCTGTAA
- a CDS encoding PrsW family intramembrane metalloprotease codes for MSPPSAQYAPAAQQPWGRQAQQPRRKRRVVFEIILLSLGTLGVLSIVALMALGMGVGSIVVATFLSLIPLAIVGFAVLWVDRWEPEPRLLMAAAFVWGGGISVWLASLMNAPFGLFLGGIFAPSMAPELMPAIFGAPIIEEAWKGLGVLLIFLIRRRHFNGPVDGIVYAAVVAAAFAFVENIQYLGGAGDGVAFTFVLRGLASPFGHLIYTACIGVALGVASRHKSKLAWLWLMPLGYIGAVALHMAWNGFASFADGLGGLVALFVFVNWLPLVVWAIILVWLRKNEVKLVGERLSEYVPSGWLVPQEVTMLTSMQGRRQAKTWAARGGPAAATAMKKFQKAAVALAYARQDLYTGHTGIRARQDELALLEQIGQTRAQFKSALGV; via the coding sequence GTGTCTCCGCCGTCGGCCCAGTACGCTCCGGCGGCCCAGCAGCCGTGGGGACGGCAGGCCCAGCAGCCTCGGCGGAAGCGTCGGGTCGTCTTCGAGATCATCCTGCTCTCGCTCGGCACTCTCGGCGTGCTCTCCATCGTGGCGTTGATGGCGCTCGGTATGGGCGTGGGCAGCATTGTGGTCGCCACCTTCCTCTCCCTCATCCCCCTCGCCATCGTCGGCTTCGCTGTGCTCTGGGTGGACCGCTGGGAACCCGAACCACGGTTGTTGATGGCCGCCGCGTTCGTCTGGGGCGGCGGTATCTCGGTCTGGCTCGCCAGCCTGATGAACGCTCCGTTCGGCCTCTTCCTGGGTGGGATATTCGCCCCGTCGATGGCGCCGGAGCTGATGCCGGCCATCTTCGGCGCCCCCATCATCGAGGAGGCGTGGAAGGGCCTCGGCGTGCTGCTGATCTTCCTGATCCGGCGCCGGCACTTCAACGGCCCCGTGGACGGGATCGTCTACGCCGCCGTGGTCGCCGCCGCTTTCGCCTTCGTGGAGAACATCCAGTACCTCGGCGGCGCCGGTGATGGTGTGGCGTTCACCTTCGTGCTGCGCGGCCTGGCCTCGCCGTTCGGCCACTTGATCTACACGGCATGCATCGGCGTGGCCCTCGGCGTCGCCTCCCGGCACAAGAGCAAGCTGGCATGGCTGTGGCTGATGCCGCTCGGCTACATCGGCGCCGTGGCTCTGCACATGGCGTGGAACGGGTTCGCCAGCTTCGCCGATGGCCTGGGTGGTCTGGTGGCACTGTTCGTCTTCGTGAACTGGCTGCCGCTGGTCGTGTGGGCGATCATCCTGGTCTGGTTGCGCAAGAACGAGGTCAAGCTCGTCGGCGAACGGCTCAGCGAGTACGTGCCGTCCGGGTGGCTGGTGCCGCAGGAGGTGACCATGCTGACCTCGATGCAGGGACGCCGCCAGGCGAAGACCTGGGCGGCGCGTGGCGGTCCGGCCGCGGCCACTGCGATGAAGAAGTTCCAGAAGGCCGCAGTAGCGCTGGCCTACGCCCGGCAGGATCTGTACACCGGGCACACCGGGATCCGTGCCCGGCAGGACGAGTTGGCGCTGCTGGAGCAGATCGGGCAGACCCGCGCACAGTTCAAGTCTGCTCTTGGAGTATGA
- a CDS encoding glycoside hydrolase family 2 TIM barrel-domain containing protein: MNHPHLSFAPASGAVQAARSWVTSDAPRIDLAGDWQFRLSPAVPGTPGGHGVLGEESPTAFAAPDFDATGWDRLAVPSHWVLAEDFRYGAPIYTNVQYPFPVDPPFVPDENPTGDYRRTVEVPAPWRESGRVLLRFDGVESFAQVWVNGHEVGTFSGSRLAHELDVTDVVSAGANTIAVRVTQWSAASYLEDQDQWWLPGIFRDVTLLHRPAGALEDVWLTGDYEPASGAGTLVPEVRAEPGAFPVRLQVPELGVDVTWAAPEEVAPVAIDQVQPWSPEAPTLYDVTVSSTAETLSLRTGFRRVQIDGDRFLVNGRQVTFSGVNRHETHPDRGRVFDEEFAHADLVQMKQHNVNAIRTSHYPPHPRLLDLADELGFWVILECDLETHGFHQGDWVDNPSDDLRWREAYLDRMERTLERDKNHPSIVMWSLGNEAHTGTNLAAMAEWVHGRDPSRPVHYEGDYQGVYTDVYSRMYATAPETASIGSDDDTTPLLACSAAESARQRSKPFLQCEYAHAMGNGPGGLLEYRELVDRHPRLHGGFIWEWRDHGIRTTTADGTEYFGYGGDFGEVVHDGNFIMDGMVLSDGTPSPGLIEFAAVEAPVLISPATDGVAVVRSRRFVADTSDLDVLWSVDHDGRPAAEGRVALADESGAPIPAGGTGAVRLFSELPTAEPGTERCVTVAVVLREQTPWAPAGHVVARAQWQVDSVSAVGTFGAAPARVSSAVGNDGSPAVLDGPTLTTLAGAPVRGPEVELWRAPTDNDEGGEFPSYDEGDPQDFTNLHRAPSSADQWRGAGLDRLVRRVIDVSGDDAQTVVQRRVSAAQSRAAIDVTERWTTERAADGVVEAVLRVSMTPNTHWEYAWPRIGLHLELPTDVDGASWFGLGPHDSYPDTITSPWLGRFSADIDDLTVSYARPQESGHRSGLRELVLRRGGADWLQVSADADVRGRRPGFVLSRHSAHEVSRAAHPHELPTPTAHHLYLDAAQHGLGSRACGPDVWPPAMLRPEARTLTVRFRAL, encoded by the coding sequence GTGAACCACCCGCACCTGTCTTTCGCCCCCGCCTCCGGAGCCGTGCAGGCGGCACGATCGTGGGTCACCAGTGACGCCCCCCGGATCGACCTCGCCGGCGACTGGCAGTTCCGTCTCTCCCCCGCCGTCCCGGGAACGCCGGGTGGCCATGGGGTGCTGGGCGAGGAAAGCCCGACGGCGTTCGCCGCCCCGGACTTCGACGCCACCGGGTGGGACCGGCTCGCCGTGCCCTCGCACTGGGTGCTGGCCGAGGACTTCCGGTACGGGGCACCGATCTACACGAACGTGCAGTACCCGTTCCCGGTGGACCCGCCCTTCGTGCCCGACGAGAACCCGACCGGGGACTACCGGCGCACCGTCGAGGTCCCGGCACCCTGGCGCGAGTCCGGCCGGGTGCTGCTGCGCTTCGACGGCGTGGAGTCCTTCGCGCAGGTGTGGGTGAACGGCCACGAGGTAGGCACTTTCTCCGGCAGTCGGCTCGCGCACGAGCTGGATGTGACCGACGTGGTCTCAGCGGGTGCGAACACGATCGCCGTCCGGGTGACTCAGTGGTCGGCTGCCAGCTATCTCGAGGACCAGGACCAGTGGTGGCTGCCCGGAATCTTCCGCGACGTCACCCTGCTGCACCGGCCGGCCGGGGCGCTCGAGGACGTCTGGCTCACCGGTGATTACGAGCCGGCCTCCGGGGCAGGCACCCTGGTGCCCGAGGTCCGGGCGGAGCCGGGTGCCTTCCCGGTGCGCCTGCAGGTCCCCGAGCTGGGTGTCGACGTCACGTGGGCCGCGCCCGAGGAGGTCGCCCCCGTGGCGATCGACCAGGTGCAGCCGTGGTCACCCGAGGCCCCGACCCTGTACGACGTCACCGTCTCCTCCACCGCCGAGACTCTCTCCCTGCGCACCGGTTTCCGTCGCGTGCAGATCGACGGCGACCGATTCCTGGTGAACGGCCGTCAGGTCACCTTCTCCGGGGTGAACCGGCACGAGACGCACCCCGACCGCGGGCGCGTCTTCGACGAGGAGTTCGCCCATGCGGACCTCGTGCAGATGAAGCAGCACAACGTCAACGCGATCCGCACCAGCCACTACCCGCCGCACCCGCGCCTGCTCGACCTGGCCGACGAGCTGGGCTTCTGGGTGATCCTGGAGTGCGACCTGGAGACGCACGGGTTCCACCAGGGCGACTGGGTGGACAACCCCAGCGACGATCTGCGTTGGCGGGAGGCCTACCTGGACCGGATGGAGCGCACCCTCGAGCGGGACAAGAACCACCCGAGCATCGTGATGTGGTCGCTCGGCAACGAGGCGCACACGGGCACCAACCTGGCTGCGATGGCCGAGTGGGTGCACGGGCGCGACCCGAGCCGCCCGGTGCACTACGAGGGCGACTACCAGGGGGTCTACACCGACGTGTACTCCCGGATGTACGCCACCGCACCGGAGACCGCGTCGATCGGCAGCGACGACGACACCACACCCCTGCTCGCCTGTTCCGCCGCGGAGAGCGCGCGCCAGCGCAGCAAGCCGTTCCTGCAGTGCGAGTACGCGCACGCCATGGGCAACGGCCCCGGCGGCCTTCTCGAGTACCGGGAGCTGGTGGACCGCCACCCGCGCCTGCACGGCGGCTTCATCTGGGAATGGCGCGACCACGGGATCCGCACGACGACTGCCGACGGCACCGAGTACTTCGGGTACGGCGGCGACTTCGGCGAGGTCGTGCACGACGGCAACTTCATCATGGACGGGATGGTCCTCTCCGACGGGACCCCCTCCCCGGGTCTGATCGAGTTCGCCGCGGTCGAGGCCCCGGTGCTCATCTCCCCGGCCACCGACGGCGTGGCCGTGGTGCGCAGCCGTCGCTTCGTGGCCGACACCTCCGACCTGGACGTCCTGTGGAGCGTGGACCACGACGGTCGCCCGGCGGCCGAGGGGCGGGTCGCCCTGGCCGATGAGTCCGGCGCCCCCATCCCCGCCGGTGGCACTGGCGCGGTGCGCCTGTTCTCCGAGCTCCCGACGGCGGAGCCCGGCACTGAGCGGTGCGTCACCGTGGCCGTGGTGCTGCGTGAGCAGACCCCGTGGGCACCGGCCGGACATGTGGTGGCCCGGGCCCAGTGGCAGGTGGACTCTGTGAGCGCTGTCGGCACCTTCGGTGCCGCTCCTGCTCGGGTGAGCTCCGCCGTCGGGAATGACGGCTCTCCCGCCGTCCTGGACGGGCCGACCCTGACCACATTGGCCGGGGCACCGGTGCGCGGGCCGGAGGTGGAACTGTGGCGCGCCCCCACCGACAACGACGAGGGCGGCGAGTTTCCCAGCTACGACGAGGGTGACCCGCAGGACTTCACGAACCTGCACCGGGCGCCGTCGTCGGCCGACCAGTGGCGCGGGGCAGGGCTGGATCGACTGGTGCGTCGCGTGATCGACGTCTCCGGCGACGATGCGCAGACCGTGGTGCAGCGGCGGGTGTCCGCCGCACAGAGCCGGGCCGCGATCGACGTGACCGAGCGGTGGACCACCGAGCGGGCCGCCGACGGGGTGGTCGAGGCGGTGCTGCGGGTGAGCATGACGCCGAACACGCACTGGGAGTACGCCTGGCCCCGGATCGGCCTGCACCTGGAGCTGCCCACCGATGTGGACGGGGCGTCCTGGTTCGGGCTCGGCCCGCACGACTCCTATCCGGACACCATCACGTCGCCGTGGCTGGGCCGGTTCAGTGCCGACATCGACGACCTGACGGTGAGCTACGCACGGCCGCAGGAGTCGGGCCACCGCAGCGGGCTGCGGGAGCTGGTGCTGCGCCGTGGCGGTGCGGACTGGCTGCAGGTGAGCGCGGACGCCGACGTGCGGGGCCGCCGCCCCGGCTTCGTGCTCAGCCGGCACAGCGCCCACGAGGTCAGCCGGGCGGCACACCCGCACGAGCTGCCCACTCCGACGGCGCACCACCTGTACCTCGACGCCGCGCAGCACGGGCTGGGGTCCCGGGCGTGCGGGCCGGACGTGTGGCCGCCGGCGATGCTGCGCCCCGAGGCACGCACGCTCACGGTGCGGTTCCGCGCCCTCTGA
- a CDS encoding TetR/AcrR family transcriptional regulator has protein sequence MPEPSALDPAAQAGGPGIEHGAGRGRRGPYRKSAERRRRIVDAAVEVFSEQGYRGATIRTIAARAGISPSSLLHFYATKNELLWATMTHRDSVRFTGPEHSFPDRVVGQAIANEDVPHLVRLYGVLTAEAATQDHPARGYFAGRFAVLRGQYADEFEALADAGLLRPDVDPAVAAVTVVALWDGVQLQALYDPEVIRAADVLRDYFRLVLTDPGVLATPDQLGRWWQERRPSGADVIADGDTNETL, from the coding sequence GTGCCGGAACCGAGCGCGCTCGACCCTGCGGCACAAGCGGGTGGACCCGGCATCGAGCACGGCGCCGGCCGAGGTCGCCGCGGGCCGTACCGCAAGTCCGCCGAGCGGCGCCGGCGGATCGTGGATGCAGCGGTCGAGGTGTTCTCCGAGCAGGGGTACCGGGGTGCCACGATCCGCACGATCGCGGCGCGAGCGGGGATCAGCCCGTCCAGCCTGCTGCACTTCTATGCCACCAAGAACGAGCTGCTGTGGGCCACGATGACCCACCGGGACTCGGTACGTTTCACCGGACCGGAGCACTCCTTTCCCGATCGGGTGGTGGGTCAGGCGATCGCGAACGAGGATGTGCCGCACCTGGTGCGTCTCTACGGGGTGCTGACCGCCGAGGCGGCCACCCAGGACCATCCGGCTCGCGGCTACTTCGCGGGGCGGTTCGCCGTGCTCCGCGGGCAGTACGCCGACGAGTTCGAGGCGCTCGCCGACGCGGGCCTGCTCCGCCCGGACGTGGATCCTGCGGTGGCCGCAGTGACCGTGGTGGCGCTCTGGGACGGCGTGCAGCTCCAGGCGCTGTACGACCCCGAGGTGATCCGGGCAGCGGACGTGCTGCGCGACTACTTCCGCCTGGTGCTCACCGATCCCGGCGTGCTGGCCACCCCGGACCAGCTCGGTCGCTGGTGGCAAGAACGCCGGCCGAGCGGCGCTGATGTCATCGCCGACGGCGACACGAACGAGACGCTTTAG
- the groES gene encoding co-chaperone GroES, translating into MSVSIKPLEDRIVVKTLEAEQTTASGLVIPDSAKEKPQEGEVLAIGPGRVDDNGNRVPLDVAVGDVVIYSKYGGTEVKYAGDEYLILSARDILAVVDK; encoded by the coding sequence GTGTCGGTCTCCATCAAGCCGCTCGAGGACCGGATCGTCGTCAAGACGCTCGAGGCCGAGCAGACCACCGCGTCCGGGCTCGTTATCCCGGACTCTGCCAAGGAGAAGCCGCAGGAAGGCGAGGTCCTGGCCATCGGCCCGGGTCGCGTCGACGACAACGGCAACCGTGTGCCGCTGGACGTTGCTGTCGGTGACGTTGTCATCTACAGCAAGTACGGAGGCACCGAGGTCAAGTACGCCGGCGATGAGTACCTCATCCTCTCGGCGCGCGACATCCTCGCGGTTGTCGACAAGTGA